A section of the Malania oleifera isolate guangnan ecotype guangnan chromosome 2, ASM2987363v1, whole genome shotgun sequence genome encodes:
- the LOC131148573 gene encoding probable calcium-binding protein CML48 isoform X1 produces the protein MASHGGHPPDPYAPSAPALPQSHGQEQQQYQHPPPQYGHSYGQVSSSYGYSGFPPGTHPDVIRSFQMVDRDGSGFIDENELQQALSSGYQRFSLRTIRLLMFLFKNPRDSLRIGPKEFAALWSCLGQWHAIFQRFDGDRSGKIDSMELRNALYSLGYAIPPSVLQVLVSKYDDGSGRKGELNFDSFVECGMIVKGLTEKFKEKDPRYTGSATLTYDTFMTMILPFLVS, from the exons ATGGCTTCTCACGGCGGACACCCACCGGATCCCTACGCTCCCTCCGCACCAGCCCTGCCCCAGTCGCACGGGCAGGAGCAGCAACAGTACCAGCATCCTCCACCCCAGTACGGGCACTCTTACGGGCAGGTTTCTTCGTCTTATGGTTACTCCGGTTTCCCGCCGGGCACGCACCCAGATGTCATCAGAAGCTTTCAGATGGTTGACAGGGATGGGAGTGGGTTCATAGACGAGAATGAGTTGCAGCAGGCGCTTTCTTCTGGGTACCAAAGGTTTAGTCTGCGGACTATTCGGCTGCTCATGTTCCTCTTTAAAAATCCCCGTGATTCGCTTAGAATCG GGCCCAAAGAGTTTGCTGCATTGTGGAGTTGTCTGGGTCAATGGCAT GCCATATTTCAGAGATTTGATGGAGACCGCAGTGGTAAAATtgattcaatggaattgagaaATGCTCTCTATAGTCTTGGGTATGCCATCCCGCCATCCGTTCTTCAGGTTTTGGTCTCCAAATATGACGATGGAAGTGGGCGAAAGGGTGAACTCAATTTCGATAGTTTTGTGGA GTGCGGAATGATTGTGAAG GGATTGACCGAAAAATTCAAGGAGAAGGATCCGCGCTATACAGGCTCAGCAACGCTTACTTATGACACATTCATGACCATGATCCTTCCATTTCTTGTTTCATAA
- the LOC131148573 gene encoding probable calcium-binding protein CML48 isoform X2: MASHGGHPPDPYAPSAPALPQSHGQEQQQYQHPPPQYGHSYGQVSSSYGYSGFPPGTHPDVIRSFQMVDRDGSGFIDENELQQALSSGYQRFSLRTIRLLMFLFKNPRDSLRIGPKEFAALWSCLGQWHAIFQRFDGDRSGKIDSMELRNALYSLGYAIPPSVLQVLVSKYDDGSGRKGELNFDSFVED, from the exons ATGGCTTCTCACGGCGGACACCCACCGGATCCCTACGCTCCCTCCGCACCAGCCCTGCCCCAGTCGCACGGGCAGGAGCAGCAACAGTACCAGCATCCTCCACCCCAGTACGGGCACTCTTACGGGCAGGTTTCTTCGTCTTATGGTTACTCCGGTTTCCCGCCGGGCACGCACCCAGATGTCATCAGAAGCTTTCAGATGGTTGACAGGGATGGGAGTGGGTTCATAGACGAGAATGAGTTGCAGCAGGCGCTTTCTTCTGGGTACCAAAGGTTTAGTCTGCGGACTATTCGGCTGCTCATGTTCCTCTTTAAAAATCCCCGTGATTCGCTTAGAATCG GGCCCAAAGAGTTTGCTGCATTGTGGAGTTGTCTGGGTCAATGGCAT GCCATATTTCAGAGATTTGATGGAGACCGCAGTGGTAAAATtgattcaatggaattgagaaATGCTCTCTATAGTCTTGGGTATGCCATCCCGCCATCCGTTCTTCAGGTTTTGGTCTCCAAATATGACGATGGAAGTGGGCGAAAGGGTGAACTCAATTTCGATAGTTTTGTGGA GGATTGA